gtatgtaaagaCACAAACACATATAACAACCCCCTCTCAACCTCACTTCCccaacaagttttctacatccacaaaaaaaaaacttccacAGCAAACAAGAACATACTTCAGATATGGATCTTGATTTAATACAAGATCTGTCCAAATTCAACTTCCCAGCAACCATCAAGATCCAATCCAAAACCACAAGAAACATTAACGAAGGCGGTGAAGAAGATGGCTTTAGTTGCAGCACACCcacatctcaagaacacaagattcCTCCCGTCCTAGATTCTCCACCTCCCCCGCCACGAAAACCTCGTCCACAGCCGTCAAAACCATCTGCTACGGCGGCTTTGATGATCAGATCGTGTAAGAGGAAGCTCTTAGTGTCGACTTGTGAGGTTATCATGAATAGGGAAGAGATAGACCGTTTCTTCACCTCCGTTTATAGTGACACGTCGACCACAGCGAAACGAAGGAGAAGTTATCCTTCTTGTGTCCGAAGATGAGCCTTAGTTCAAGAATTtacatttttacagttttactgGAAATATTGTGAActcatatataaattaaaagattattataagtttcttatttattttatatttataaaatggacGGATAATTTTCTGCAACCGCATATTAATTTTCTCTATTAATTTCGCATGGAGGTGTCGTTGTTGTAAATTCCGTATAAATGAAATTTAATTCCAATTGCCAAGTTTTCTAATAATAATTGGGATATTTATACCATTTATAGCAGACATGATCGACTTATTATCTTCCAGCGTCGTAGGTGAAAATAGTAAATTCGCAAAGTTCAAATCAGTAAAAATTTCGACTTCTACAACTAACAAAGAGTTATGAACCAAAACATCTGCAGCCTGCAGGCACATTAAATCTTACCAGTGAGCATTGCTAGGTGGTGGTAACATGTTcgtttaaatatatatgaaatcatTGCATTTATGCAACTCAATcaagaaaattaaatgaaagaaaGTTCATAATCTGCTatagtttcatatatataataatgccTCAGAcgccaatttttttattttcatgcaGATTTATATATCTTTGGTAAGTTAtgtcaaaattttcaaaaatatgtatatataattaatattataatttagttataatCGTCTATCAAAAATTTCATTCAGTCACTTTCATTAGTTGAAAGAaatttctaataaatattatatatagcaGTTATTAGGTTATCAAAAATGCTAATGAATGACGTTTACAAGTATTAGGTGCTAATTTGGTAGAAGATGTATCTGTTGCG
The Brassica napus cultivar Da-Ae chromosome A1, Da-Ae, whole genome shotgun sequence DNA segment above includes these coding regions:
- the LOC106351139 gene encoding cyclin-dependent protein kinase inhibitor SMR1; protein product: MDLDLIQDLSKFNFPATIKIQSKTTRNINEGGEEDGFSCSTPTSQEHKIPPVLDSPPPPPRKPRPQPSKPSATAALMIRSCKRKLLVSTCEVIMNREEIDRFFTSVYSDTSTTAKRRRSYPSCVRR